The following proteins are encoded in a genomic region of Tenacibaculum sp. 190524A05c:
- a CDS encoding peptidylprolyl isomerase, whose amino-acid sequence MAILSKIRERSWLLILIIGLALFAFVLDPSTLSDFFNSTKMNEVGQVNGETISRQEFAEALDNYKAQTGNRVSEMQAAKTVWNNLLRQKIYDSQLAEAGITVGEADILKALYDTEFIKNDPRFLTTDVFDKEKFKEFLATIKAENGADWANWRQYMASVKSNLQKTTYDNLVAAGLGASLKEGENEYLTENTKINADLVYLSYTSVPDSSVTVTRGEIKDYIAKHPAEFEVEASRDVRYVKFNINATPEDEAEIKAEVAKLIEDSTNKQGAAVPGLKSTTDYKLFLEETNSDLPYKDVIQYKAQVPQVIAEELFNGNKNDVFGPYKDQGYFKLSKITEVMELPDSAQARHILIPIAGAPSADPSVTNTDEQAKQLADSLLTVVKRDKSKFESLVKEFSSDKGSVEKGGFYDWFPYNRMVPEFRDFVFEGKKGDMGVVKSTFGYHVILVEGQKNFQKAIKLATFARQIEASEVTENNVFQDAETFALDISKGTSIDEAAKQKNLTTLPAVGLKALDENVPGLGNERQIITWAFGKDLKVGDYKRFDVEGGYVVATLTNITEKGLMPVDKAINKVRPIILNEKKAAILDGKFSGSTLKDIASSNKQSVRSISSVNLKSPTLTGIGFEPKVVGAMLNAKEGQLYTKIAGDRGVYAFVVTGKELPTALPNYDTYRKRLANQRRNQTFNMFEAIKKASDIEDGVSSFYGIDQ is encoded by the coding sequence ATGGCAATTTTATCGAAAATTAGAGAACGCTCTTGGTTATTAATTCTTATCATAGGTTTAGCACTATTTGCTTTTGTATTAGATCCATCAACGTTATCAGATTTCTTTAATTCTACAAAGATGAATGAAGTTGGGCAGGTGAATGGTGAAACAATCTCTCGTCAAGAATTTGCAGAAGCATTAGATAATTATAAAGCGCAAACAGGTAATCGTGTATCTGAAATGCAGGCAGCGAAAACTGTTTGGAATAACTTATTACGTCAGAAGATTTACGATAGCCAGTTAGCAGAAGCTGGAATTACTGTAGGAGAAGCTGATATTTTAAAGGCTTTATATGATACAGAATTTATCAAAAACGATCCTAGGTTCTTAACTACTGATGTTTTTGATAAGGAAAAATTCAAAGAGTTTTTAGCAACTATCAAAGCTGAAAACGGAGCAGACTGGGCTAATTGGAGACAATATATGGCCTCTGTAAAAAGTAACTTACAAAAAACAACTTACGATAACTTAGTAGCTGCAGGTTTAGGAGCTTCTTTAAAAGAAGGAGAAAACGAGTACTTGACTGAAAATACTAAGATTAATGCAGATTTAGTATACTTATCTTATACTTCTGTTCCGGATAGTTCAGTAACTGTAACAAGAGGAGAAATTAAAGATTACATTGCTAAGCATCCTGCTGAGTTTGAGGTTGAGGCTTCTAGAGATGTAAGATATGTTAAGTTTAACATTAATGCTACTCCAGAGGATGAGGCAGAGATTAAAGCAGAAGTAGCTAAATTAATCGAAGACTCTACAAACAAACAAGGAGCTGCTGTTCCTGGTTTAAAATCTACTACAGATTATAAATTATTCTTAGAGGAAACTAATTCAGATCTTCCTTACAAAGATGTAATTCAATATAAAGCGCAAGTTCCACAAGTTATTGCTGAGGAATTATTCAATGGTAATAAGAACGATGTATTTGGTCCTTATAAAGATCAAGGATACTTCAAGTTATCAAAGATTACCGAGGTAATGGAATTACCTGATTCTGCGCAAGCAAGACACATTTTAATTCCTATCGCTGGTGCGCCAAGTGCAGATCCATCTGTAACAAATACTGATGAGCAAGCAAAGCAATTAGCAGATAGTTTATTAACTGTTGTAAAAAGAGATAAATCTAAATTCGAAAGTTTAGTAAAAGAATTTTCTTCAGATAAAGGATCTGTTGAAAAAGGAGGTTTCTACGATTGGTTCCCATACAACAGAATGGTACCTGAATTTAGAGATTTTGTTTTTGAAGGTAAAAAAGGAGATATGGGAGTAGTAAAGTCTACTTTCGGATATCACGTAATTTTAGTTGAAGGACAAAAGAACTTCCAGAAAGCTATTAAATTAGCAACATTTGCTCGTCAAATTGAAGCTTCAGAAGTAACAGAGAATAATGTATTCCAAGATGCTGAAACTTTTGCTTTAGATATTTCTAAAGGAACTAGTATTGATGAAGCTGCGAAGCAAAAGAACTTAACTACGTTACCAGCTGTTGGTTTAAAAGCTTTAGACGAAAATGTACCTGGTTTAGGAAACGAAAGACAAATCATTACTTGGGCTTTTGGTAAAGATCTTAAAGTTGGAGATTACAAGCGTTTTGATGTTGAAGGAGGATATGTAGTTGCTACATTAACTAACATTACGGAAAAAGGATTAATGCCTGTTGACAAAGCGATCAATAAAGTGCGTCCAATTATCTTAAATGAGAAAAAAGCTGCAATATTAGACGGTAAGTTTTCAGGATCTACGTTAAAAGATATCGCATCTTCAAACAAACAAAGTGTAAGATCTATTTCTTCAGTTAATTTAAAGTCTCCTACGTTAACAGGAATTGGATTTGAGCCAAAAGTTGTTGGAGCAATGTTAAATGCAAAAGAAGGTCAATTATACACTAAGATTGCTGGAGATAGAGGAGTATATGCATTTGTTGTTACAGGTAAAGAATTACCTACTGCATTACCAAACTATGATACATATCGTAAGAGATTAGCAAATCAAAGAAGAAACCAAACATTTAATATGTTTGAAGCGATTAAGAAAGCTTCTGATATTGAAGATGGAGTAAGTTCATTCTACGGAATTGATCAATAA
- a CDS encoding endonuclease V, protein MIIAIDVHYRELAKTVAISFKDWESEEVMNIKQSFSNYSSEYISGEFYKRELPCIEGILNEFNKTEIELIIIDGYVTLNEEGKFGLGAYLFEKLNSKIPIIGVAKKKFSEASNNHIKIYRGISKNPLFITSIGIDLKKSAYLIKNMKGKYRIPDLLKLVDQKSKEK, encoded by the coding sequence ATGATAATTGCAATTGATGTACACTATAGAGAATTAGCAAAAACTGTTGCAATAAGCTTTAAGGATTGGGAATCCGAAGAGGTAATGAATATTAAACAATCTTTTTCTAATTACTCTTCAGAATACATCTCTGGGGAGTTTTATAAAAGAGAATTACCATGTATTGAAGGAATACTAAATGAGTTTAACAAAACTGAAATAGAATTAATAATTATTGATGGTTATGTTACTTTGAATGAAGAAGGGAAATTTGGGTTAGGCGCTTACTTATTTGAAAAATTGAATTCTAAAATTCCAATTATTGGAGTTGCCAAAAAAAAGTTTAGTGAAGCTTCAAATAATCATATCAAAATATATAGAGGGATTAGTAAAAACCCACTATTTATAACCTCAATTGGGATAGATTTAAAAAAATCTGCATACTTGATTAAAAATATGAAAGGAAAGTACAGAATTCCAGACCTTCTAAAACTAGTAGACCAAAAAAGTAAAGAAAAATAA
- the lpdA gene encoding dihydrolipoyl dehydrogenase — protein sequence MKYDIIVIGSGPGGYIAAVRASQLGKKVAIIEKYSTLGGTCLNVGCIPSKALLDSSHHYYDAVHHFEEHGISVENPKFDFGKMIERKAKVVETTTGGIKYLMDKNNIDVYEGLGSFEDATHVKVTKNDGSSEVIEGTNIIIATGSKPSTLPFISIDKERIITSTEALKLKEVPKHLIVIGGGVIGLELGSVYKRLGADVSVVEYAPMITPTMDKDVSKELTKVLKKQGVKFNVSHGVTAVERNGDEVVVKATNKKGEEVTFTGDYCLVAVGRRPYTEGLGLDKAGVKVTERGQIDVNDHLQTNVSNIYAIGDVVRGAMLAHKAEEEGVVVAEYLAGEKPHIDYNLIPGIIYTWPEVAAVGKTEDELKAANVDYKSGKFSMRALGRSRASGDIDGFVKVLADKNTDEVLGVHMVGARVADLIMEMAVAMEFRASAEDIARICHGHPTYSEAVKEAAKAAWDGKPLNA from the coding sequence ATGAAATACGATATTATCGTTATAGGTTCTGGCCCAGGAGGATATATTGCTGCGGTAAGAGCATCTCAACTAGGTAAAAAAGTTGCCATCATAGAAAAATATTCAACATTAGGAGGTACCTGTTTAAATGTAGGATGTATACCTTCAAAAGCTTTATTAGATTCTTCTCATCATTATTATGACGCTGTACATCATTTTGAAGAGCACGGAATTTCAGTTGAAAATCCGAAGTTCGACTTCGGAAAAATGATTGAGCGTAAAGCTAAAGTGGTTGAAACAACTACTGGTGGTATTAAATATTTAATGGATAAAAATAACATTGATGTTTACGAAGGATTAGGTTCTTTTGAAGATGCTACTCACGTAAAAGTTACCAAAAATGATGGAAGTTCTGAAGTTATTGAAGGAACAAACATTATTATCGCTACAGGTTCTAAACCATCAACATTACCGTTTATCTCAATTGATAAAGAAAGAATCATTACTTCAACAGAAGCTTTAAAATTAAAAGAAGTACCAAAACATTTAATTGTTATTGGTGGTGGAGTTATTGGATTAGAATTAGGTTCAGTATATAAGCGTTTAGGTGCTGATGTTTCTGTTGTGGAATATGCCCCAATGATTACACCTACAATGGATAAAGATGTTTCTAAAGAATTAACTAAAGTTTTAAAGAAACAAGGTGTAAAATTTAATGTAAGTCACGGTGTTACTGCTGTTGAAAGAAACGGAGATGAAGTTGTTGTAAAAGCAACAAATAAAAAAGGAGAAGAAGTTACTTTTACTGGTGATTATTGTTTAGTTGCGGTTGGACGTAGACCATATACCGAAGGTTTAGGATTAGATAAAGCTGGAGTAAAAGTTACTGAAAGAGGACAGATAGATGTAAATGATCATTTACAAACTAATGTTTCTAATATTTACGCAATTGGAGATGTTGTTCGCGGTGCAATGTTAGCACATAAAGCAGAAGAAGAAGGTGTTGTTGTTGCTGAGTATTTAGCTGGAGAAAAACCACATATTGATTATAATTTAATTCCTGGAATTATTTATACTTGGCCAGAAGTTGCTGCTGTTGGAAAAACAGAAGACGAATTAAAGGCTGCAAACGTTGACTACAAATCAGGAAAATTCTCAATGCGTGCTTTAGGTAGATCTAGAGCAAGTGGAGACATTGATGGTTTTGTAAAAGTATTAGCTGATAAAAACACAGATGAAGTTTTAGGAGTTCATATGGTTGGTGCTCGTGTAGCTGATTTAATTATGGAAATGGCCGTTGCGATGGAATTCAGAGCTTCTGCAGAAGATATTGCACGTATTTGTCATGGACATCCAACATACTCTGAAGCTGTTAAAGAAGCAGCTAAAGCAGCTTGGGATGGTAAACCATTAAATGCTTAA
- a CDS encoding heme-binding domain-containing protein, with translation MKLLKKIGWVAIGLLLVIQFIPTEKNEGQLSSLDAFKNETKPSKEVEKILSKACYDCHSNVTNYPWYHSIAPINFWMNHHVEEGKEHFNLSEWNNYSLKRKEHKMEEFWEEVEEKHMPLDSYTWTHGDAKLSDEEITMVVSWAKTVQENYKAQIK, from the coding sequence ATGAAATTATTAAAGAAAATAGGTTGGGTAGCAATAGGTTTATTACTGGTTATTCAATTTATTCCAACAGAAAAAAATGAAGGTCAACTAAGTTCTTTAGATGCTTTTAAAAATGAGACAAAACCTTCGAAAGAAGTAGAGAAAATATTATCAAAAGCTTGTTATGATTGCCATAGTAATGTAACTAACTATCCTTGGTATCATAGTATTGCTCCAATTAACTTTTGGATGAATCATCATGTTGAAGAAGGAAAAGAACATTTTAATTTATCTGAATGGAATAACTATTCTTTAAAGAGGAAAGAGCATAAAATGGAAGAGTTCTGGGAAGAAGTTGAAGAAAAACATATGCCTCTTGATTCTTATACTTGGACTCATGGTGATGCAAAGCTATCTGATGAAGAGATAACTATGGTTGTGTCTTGGGCTAAAACTGTACAAGAAAATTATAAGGCTCAAATAAAGTAG
- a CDS encoding glycosyltransferase — protein sequence MNRTVLIIGYVWVEPNSSAAGSRMLQLIQTFIKSKFNVVFASPAVKGEKAINLSDLEVKEVAIELNSPSFDTFISELQPEIVMFDRFMMEEQFGWRVAEHCPSALRILDTEDLHFLRKVRHQLLKKDIPFSTKALLKSNEAKREIASILRCDLSLIISTFEVQLLKEVFKVDKSILLHLPFMLEELSEEKIDTWKSFEERDHFVFVGNFFHQPNVDAVLELKRIWPYIRKRLPKAEVHIYGAYVHQQIQQLHKPNNGFVVKGFAENAMQVVSEAKVVLAPIRFGAGIKGKLTEAMLCGTPSVTTAIGAEGMHDNLPWNGFVSENSDDFIEKAIELYTSEEQWSNAQKNGISIINSIYKKETLEQNFIKATNDLISNLENHRTNNFLGSLLQHQTLQSTKYMSKWIEEKNRKTEN from the coding sequence TTGAATAGAACTGTTCTTATCATTGGATATGTTTGGGTTGAACCCAATTCTTCGGCAGCAGGAAGTAGAATGCTGCAACTCATCCAAACATTTATAAAATCAAAGTTTAATGTCGTTTTTGCTAGTCCTGCTGTAAAAGGTGAAAAAGCAATTAACCTCAGTGATTTAGAAGTAAAAGAAGTTGCTATTGAATTGAATTCACCGAGTTTTGATACATTCATTTCAGAACTACAACCTGAGATTGTCATGTTCGATCGATTTATGATGGAAGAACAGTTTGGTTGGCGAGTAGCGGAACATTGTCCTAGTGCATTACGAATTTTAGATACAGAAGATTTGCATTTCCTTAGAAAAGTAAGACATCAATTACTTAAAAAAGATATTCCATTTTCTACAAAAGCTTTGCTGAAATCGAATGAGGCAAAACGAGAAATAGCTTCAATTCTAAGGTGTGATTTAAGTTTAATCATTTCTACGTTTGAAGTTCAATTGTTGAAAGAAGTTTTTAAAGTAGATAAAAGTATTTTATTACATCTACCTTTTATGCTAGAGGAACTTTCTGAGGAAAAAATTGATACTTGGAAATCATTTGAGGAAAGAGATCATTTTGTTTTTGTAGGTAATTTTTTCCATCAACCCAATGTTGATGCAGTTCTGGAATTGAAGAGAATTTGGCCATACATTAGAAAGCGATTACCAAAGGCAGAAGTTCATATTTATGGCGCTTATGTACATCAACAAATTCAACAGTTACATAAACCTAATAATGGTTTTGTTGTGAAAGGATTTGCTGAAAATGCAATGCAAGTTGTAAGTGAAGCGAAGGTTGTACTGGCACCAATACGATTTGGAGCAGGAATTAAAGGAAAACTTACAGAAGCAATGTTATGTGGAACTCCAAGTGTAACTACAGCAATTGGAGCAGAAGGGATGCATGACAATTTACCATGGAATGGTTTTGTTTCTGAGAATTCTGATGATTTTATTGAAAAAGCTATTGAGTTATATACCAGCGAAGAACAGTGGAGTAATGCTCAGAAAAATGGAATTTCAATTATCAATTCTATATATAAGAAAGAAACTCTTGAACAGAACTTTATAAAGGCTACAAATGATTTAATTTCAAATTTAGAAAACCATAGAACTAATAATTTCTTAGGTTCTTTATTGCAACATCAAACGCTACAATCCACAAAATATATGAGTAAGTGGATTGAGGAGAAAAACAGGAAAACAGAAAATTAA
- a CDS encoding cyclase family protein, which yields MKIIDLSKPIQYNKNDPWFMKVKIKHKPHKKAKWLIRFLGLPFKLFPKNFDGWADDVIQKMGVHSTTHIDAPWHYSPTTNGEKSKTIDQIPLDICYADGLVIDMKHKKDFDPITINDIEQFLQNENLALNPGMIVLIKTGRDKFNGTKDFHKIGTGMSAEATSWLIDKGIKVMGIDSWGWDLPLPYMLKKAKETKNSELFWEAHLVGQDQEYWHMEQLVNLDALPYSGFKVAVFPLKIVGASAAPARIVAMLD from the coding sequence ATGAAAATTATTGACTTATCAAAGCCAATTCAATACAATAAAAATGATCCATGGTTTATGAAAGTTAAAATAAAACATAAACCTCATAAAAAAGCCAAATGGTTAATTCGTTTTTTAGGACTTCCTTTTAAACTTTTTCCAAAGAACTTTGATGGATGGGCAGATGATGTTATTCAAAAAATGGGAGTACATTCTACGACTCATATAGACGCTCCTTGGCATTATTCACCAACTACCAATGGAGAAAAATCAAAAACTATAGATCAAATACCTTTAGATATTTGTTATGCAGATGGTTTGGTAATTGATATGAAACACAAAAAAGATTTCGATCCTATAACTATAAATGATATTGAACAATTTCTGCAAAATGAAAACTTAGCATTGAATCCAGGAATGATTGTTCTGATTAAAACCGGTAGAGATAAATTTAACGGAACCAAAGATTTCCATAAAATAGGAACAGGAATGAGTGCCGAAGCAACTTCTTGGCTTATCGATAAAGGAATAAAAGTAATGGGAATTGATTCTTGGGGTTGGGATTTACCGCTACCTTACATGCTTAAAAAAGCTAAAGAAACAAAAAATTCAGAACTGTTTTGGGAAGCACATTTAGTAGGACAAGATCAAGAATACTGGCATATGGAGCAATTAGTAAATTTAGACGCTTTACCTTATTCAGGATTTAAAGTAGCTGTATTTCCTTTAAAAATTGTTGGTGCTTCTGCTGCGCCTGCAAGAATTGTTGCAATGCTAGATTGA
- a CDS encoding carboxypeptidase-like regulatory domain-containing protein has product MKNPVLLLFYFFTLTITAQMVIKGKVIDNTNTPLEGASVFLNNTTVGTISNENGEFELKTTEDNYTLVVYFMGFKTVQKQISVTENEFFTIQLEEDNELLNEVEIDINPKSNFKDFKRFRLAFIGNTHFAKGCEILNPEVLRYYLNSRTSKLTVRAKKPIEILNRKLGYKIYYDLVKFTIDHKTTSFHGYARYVKLKGKKRQQKRWEKNRLKAYNGSLLHFFRSLYMANVQEEGFVINQFKRQKIVLKNGEKFKEVPLKENLNYHDVVFRMNGKTFLNFNFWLEVIYKKEKEELNYRGFGKRLNQQESIIQLVEKPIEILPSGKLVNPLATFTEQYWAFEKIADLLPTDYQPMK; this is encoded by the coding sequence ATGAAAAATCCTGTTTTACTTCTGTTTTATTTCTTTACGCTAACCATTACAGCACAAATGGTAATTAAGGGAAAAGTAATAGATAACACTAATACTCCTCTGGAAGGAGCATCTGTATTTTTAAACAATACTACTGTTGGAACTATTTCAAATGAAAACGGAGAATTTGAACTCAAAACTACAGAAGACAATTATACTCTTGTTGTGTATTTTATGGGATTTAAAACTGTTCAAAAACAAATTTCGGTAACAGAAAATGAGTTTTTCACTATTCAACTTGAAGAAGATAATGAATTATTAAATGAAGTTGAGATTGATATTAATCCTAAAAGTAATTTTAAAGATTTTAAACGATTTAGACTTGCATTTATTGGTAATACACATTTTGCAAAAGGCTGTGAAATATTAAATCCAGAAGTACTTCGCTATTACTTGAATTCACGAACCAGTAAACTTACGGTTAGAGCAAAAAAGCCAATCGAAATTTTGAACCGAAAGCTCGGGTATAAAATTTATTATGATTTGGTTAAGTTTACTATTGATCATAAAACAACGTCTTTTCATGGTTACGCTCGATACGTCAAATTAAAAGGTAAAAAAAGACAGCAAAAGCGTTGGGAAAAGAATAGGTTAAAAGCCTACAATGGCTCTCTACTCCATTTCTTTAGAAGTTTATACATGGCAAATGTTCAAGAAGAAGGATTTGTTATCAATCAATTTAAAAGACAAAAGATTGTTCTAAAAAATGGTGAAAAATTTAAAGAAGTCCCTTTAAAAGAAAATCTTAACTATCATGATGTGGTTTTTAGGATGAATGGAAAAACCTTTTTAAATTTTAATTTTTGGCTTGAAGTTATTTACAAAAAAGAAAAAGAAGAGTTGAATTATCGTGGTTTTGGTAAACGATTAAACCAACAAGAATCTATAATCCAATTAGTAGAAAAACCGATTGAGATTTTACCTTCTGGGAAATTGGTAAATCCTCTGGCCACTTTTACAGAACAATATTGGGCTTTTGAAAAAATTGCTGATTTATTACCTACAGATTATCAACCCATGAAATAA
- a CDS encoding carboxypeptidase-like regulatory domain-containing protein has product MKKGLYIACILFTIQTFSQQLIKGKVSSKTNIPLEGASVFFNNTTIGALTNDKGEFELPVRNNNTYTLVVSYLGYKTYQKQINTVNTEYLTIQLDEDNELLDEVEIPKTKYDDEWKYNLARFKKVFLGRTKLAEECIIQNEKDLHFDYDAKTNTLTAIARKPLQIKHKGLGYLITYDLVDFSLDHQKVFFSGFAQYKNLRKSIRKKWKENRLKAYNGSQMHYLRCLMDKNLEEDGFVVNQFRRVRNEARPTEKEIQFAREYIKLQGGVVRFSNRNATPKTKLDSAYITLRKARELPKFRDYLYKSNVPYEEMISYEKDIPYLDFKDYLMVVYTKEPEEENFVKGMFGKNKRKAQNVQTSNLVLLKGKAQIDPSGILLDPNAAFQEEYWGFEAFANMLPLDYQPIKE; this is encoded by the coding sequence ATGAAAAAGGGACTTTATATTGCTTGTATCCTATTTACCATACAAACTTTTTCTCAGCAACTCATTAAAGGAAAGGTGAGTTCTAAAACGAATATTCCATTAGAAGGAGCTTCGGTATTTTTCAATAATACGACAATTGGAGCGTTAACTAATGATAAAGGAGAATTCGAGCTTCCAGTACGAAACAATAACACCTATACGTTAGTTGTATCTTATTTAGGATATAAAACATATCAAAAACAAATTAATACTGTAAATACAGAGTATTTGACCATTCAATTAGATGAAGACAATGAATTACTTGATGAAGTTGAAATCCCAAAAACGAAGTATGATGATGAATGGAAATACAATCTTGCTCGCTTTAAAAAGGTCTTTTTAGGAAGAACCAAACTGGCAGAAGAATGTATAATACAAAATGAAAAAGATTTGCATTTCGATTACGATGCCAAAACAAATACGTTAACCGCAATTGCTAGAAAACCACTTCAAATAAAACATAAAGGATTAGGGTATTTAATAACCTACGACTTAGTCGACTTTTCTTTAGATCATCAAAAAGTGTTTTTTAGTGGTTTTGCTCAATACAAAAACCTAAGAAAATCAATTCGTAAGAAATGGAAAGAAAACAGGCTTAAAGCTTATAATGGTTCCCAAATGCACTATTTAAGATGCTTAATGGATAAAAATTTAGAAGAAGATGGATTTGTGGTAAATCAGTTTAGACGTGTTAGAAATGAAGCCAGACCAACCGAGAAAGAAATTCAATTTGCAAGAGAATATATAAAACTTCAAGGTGGAGTTGTGCGTTTTAGCAATCGAAATGCTACTCCAAAAACTAAATTAGATAGTGCTTATATCACCTTAAGAAAAGCACGAGAATTACCAAAATTCCGTGATTATTTATATAAGAGTAATGTTCCTTATGAAGAGATGATTTCATATGAAAAAGACATTCCTTACTTAGATTTTAAAGATTATTTGATGGTTGTTTATACCAAAGAACCTGAAGAAGAAAACTTCGTTAAAGGTATGTTTGGTAAGAATAAAAGAAAAGCTCAAAATGTTCAAACTTCAAACTTAGTTTTACTCAAAGGTAAAGCACAAATTGATCCATCTGGAATTCTTTTAGATCCAAATGCTGCCTTTCAAGAAGAGTATTGGGGTTTTGAAGCTTTCGCGAATATGTTACCATTAGATTATCAACCCATTAAAGAATAA
- a CDS encoding MBL fold metallo-hydrolase: MKIHHLRNATLVIETKDQVILVDPMLGKKGSLPPFSFFRFKMRRNPTVELPENSSSILEKVTHCIITHNHPDHIDVAAEKFLKSKNIPVICSVLDEKTFRKKELNVVQTVKYWESSSFLNGKIEGIPAKHGYGFVAKPAGNVMGFYIELPNQPSIYLSSDTIYTVHVDKVLKEYKPDISIVAAGSAQFDIFKPLLMTVDDIIKFVENAPNKVIANHMEAVNHCPTTRENLKQTLERKNLLDKTFIPEDGELIDF; encoded by the coding sequence ATGAAAATTCATCATCTTAGAAATGCAACTTTAGTAATTGAAACCAAAGATCAAGTAATTTTAGTTGATCCTATGCTTGGTAAAAAAGGTTCACTTCCACCCTTTTCTTTCTTTCGTTTCAAAATGAGGAGAAATCCAACAGTTGAACTTCCAGAGAACTCTAGTTCTATATTAGAAAAGGTAACCCACTGTATTATCACTCATAATCATCCAGATCATATTGATGTAGCAGCAGAAAAGTTTTTAAAATCAAAAAACATTCCTGTAATCTGTAGTGTACTAGATGAAAAAACATTCCGTAAAAAAGAACTCAATGTTGTTCAAACTGTGAAGTATTGGGAATCTTCTTCTTTTCTAAATGGAAAAATTGAAGGAATTCCTGCTAAACATGGTTATGGCTTCGTTGCTAAACCCGCAGGAAATGTTATGGGCTTTTATATTGAACTTCCTAATCAACCTAGCATTTATCTGAGTTCAGATACTATTTATACGGTACACGTTGATAAAGTTTTAAAAGAATACAAACCCGACATTAGTATTGTAGCCGCTGGATCTGCTCAGTTTGATATTTTTAAACCATTATTAATGACAGTTGATGACATTATAAAGTTTGTTGAAAATGCTCCAAACAAAGTAATTGCAAATCACATGGAAGCAGTAAATCATTGTCCTACTACTCGTGAAAATTTAAAACAAACTTTAGAACGAAAAAACCTCCTAGATAAAACTTTCATTCCAGAAGATGGAGAATTAATAGATTTTTAA
- a CDS encoding Crp/Fnr family transcriptional regulator, whose protein sequence is MYDKISKFFETEYPLNQHGIDELLSLFQKKKFKKGELLLKANTTEKQLRFLNSGIVREYYANSEKETNINFYTKPQFVSDLFSFSNDSITNRNQEALSDIEILTIEKAPFRTLLLKYECGKSFIDLSFQKLLKQKELLEYNRVTKSPEELYQELFIYKSHWLEKIPQYHIASYLNITPETLSRIRKRIS, encoded by the coding sequence GTGTACGATAAGATTTCTAAGTTTTTTGAGACAGAATATCCATTAAATCAACATGGGATTGATGAACTCTTATCCTTATTTCAAAAAAAGAAATTTAAAAAAGGAGAACTGCTTCTAAAAGCAAATACCACCGAAAAACAACTACGTTTTTTAAATTCTGGAATTGTTAGAGAATATTACGCCAATTCAGAGAAAGAGACCAATATTAACTTTTATACCAAACCTCAGTTTGTTTCAGATTTATTTTCTTTTAGCAACGATAGTATTACCAACAGAAATCAAGAAGCATTAAGCGACATCGAAATATTAACTATCGAAAAGGCACCTTTTAGGACATTGCTTTTAAAATATGAATGCGGGAAATCATTTATCGATTTATCCTTTCAAAAACTACTAAAGCAAAAGGAGCTTTTAGAATACAACAGAGTTACGAAATCACCGGAAGAATTATACCAAGAGTTATTTATTTACAAATCACATTGGTTGGAGAAAATTCCGCAGTATCATATTGCATCTTATTTAAATATTACTCCAGAAACCTTAAGTAGAATACGAAAACGTATTTCTTGA